The Cryptococcus deuterogattii R265 chromosome 3, complete sequence genome has a segment encoding these proteins:
- a CDS encoding acyltransferase: MAQKPLYTIPINDRPPHGPWASKIFFPIIFTLAQLGINSAQFLFVPLLLVPFVGKRLFSHAIGWTKDGYGRLLIAITVLFGPTQFAITTDTPPSHGQSLVERDVNGQVVKINLPDRLVIMANHQAYLDWIYIWILACYAGHSPGLIILLKASLKNIPVVGWGMRFFNFIFLRRSWAADRSNLTLALRQLGKEAQSGQENSETSRLLPLRKRSPLWLLIFPEGTIGSDEERVKSIKYAKREGIDDFVTLLHPRSTGLLFCLRTLLPQIPDLNLLDITIGYPGVPSGKYAQNWYGLFSVFLKSVPPPTVYLHLHVYSHLGEPECKIPSLVPTQSPRISGLSADWGLANAEEARAFELWLRNVWTAKERRMEQFYESQRFADPHEIVPIQQIKWYHWISAVGGGGLGTVVLLAFCIWFALCRR; encoded by the exons ATGGCACAAAAACCATTATACACCATACCAATAAACGATAGACCTCCCCATGGTCCCTGGGCATCCAAGATATTCTTTCCAATCATTTTCACACTCGCCCAACTGGGTATCAACTCTGCTCAGTTCTTGTTCGTACCATTACTCTTAGTGCCCTTTGTGGGGAAGCGACTGTTCTCTCATGCTATTGGATGGACTAAGGATGGATATGGACGATTAC TTATTGCGATTACTGTTCTGTTCGGACCGACGCAGTTCGCAATTACCACCGACACACCACCATCTCACGGCCAAAGTCTTGTCGAACGCGATGTGAATGGACAAGTTGTGAAGATAAACCTACCTGACCGTTTGGTGATCATGGCCAACCACCAAGCGTACCTGGACTGGATATATATCTGGATCCTTGCATGTTATGCCGGACATTCGCCGGGGCTAATCATTTTGTTGAAGGCCAGTCTCAAAAATATTCCTGTGGTAGGATGGGGCATG CGCTTTTTCaatttcattttccttAGGCGATCTTGGGCCGCCGACAGAAGCAACCTAACATTGGCCTTAAGACAACTAGGCAAAGAAGCACAATCCGGCCAAGAGAACTCTGAAACGTCGAGATTACTTCctttgaggaagaggtcaCCCCTTTGGCTTCTCATTTTTCCAGAGGGAACCATTGGCAGCGATGAAGAACGGGTCAAAAGCATCAAATATGCCAAAAGGGAAGGCATT GATGATTTCGTTACTTTGTTGCATCCGCGGTCGACAGGACTTTTATTCTGTTTGAGAACATTGTTACCCCAGATCCCCGATCTTAATTTGTTAGATATCACGATAGGGTACCCAGGAGTGCCGTCTGGAAAATATGCCCAGAATTG GTATGGGCTATTCTCTGTATTCCTTAAATCCGTGCCGCCTCCCACGGTATACTTACATCTGCACGTCTATTCCCATCTTGGAGAACCCGAATGCAAAATACCGTCTCTTGTGCCCACGCAATCGCCACGTATCTCGGGGCTGTCTGCGGATTGGGGCTTAGCAAATGCGGAGGAAGCCCGTGCCTTTGAACTTTGGCTACGCAATGTATGGACAGCGAAAGAGAGGCGCATGGAACAATTTTACGAGTCCCAACGGTTTGCCGACCCTCATGAGATAGTGCCAATCCAACAAAT AAAATGGTATCATTGGATATCTGCAGTAGGAGGTGGTGGACTTGGGACTGTAGTTCTTCTTGCGTTTTGTATCTGGTTTGCGCTGTGCAGAAGATAG
- a CDS encoding E3 ubiquitin-protein ligase CCNP1IP1, with translation MVISVVILIIIFYLPSIFLSLFPCPSPILLSSVQPHTIMSTSNNDLRCNNLKCRGFLSMGGQAVVTTCSRASPYHSYLTDLVRYLLQCVLSQKRHGGILNCGRNHAVSCATTLFASSLTCPACNQTLQEPDDIVVSR, from the exons ATGGTGATCAGTGTTGttatcctcatcatcattttctaCCTTCCTTCTATCTTCCTATCCTTATTCCCGTGTCCATCTcctattcttctctcttcagtGCAGCCCCATACCATCATGTCAACATCCAACAATGATCTTCGGTGCAACAATCTGAAGTGCCGAGGTTTTTTGTCCATGGGGGGACAAGCTGTGGTGACCACTTGTTCGCGTGCGTCGCCTTACCACTCATACCTGACTGACCTGGTAAGATATCTTTTGCAGTGCGTTCTATCTCAGAAGAGACACGGTGGTATTCTAAATTGTGGACGGAATCATGCAGTATCTTGCGCGACAACTCTCTTTGCTTCATCGCTTACCTGTCCAGCGTGCAATCAAACCCTTCAGGAGCC TGACGATATTGTGGTGAGTCGCTAA
- a CDS encoding aromatic amino acid aminotransferase I, which translates to MDAAFAIASQTQSPVAGGLPKAQDMTRHLNRMAKHREASALKELYKYMTVPGMITMAGGIPHPEVFPFETVSASVLSHDAFPLDPPRVPEKPKKSLISWLFSSSQTQSNTVSFTIPKYGPNPRDPAAIQLSTSLQYQPATGPPALPLFLREFVAKVFKPAYADWDVLINVGATDGWSKICGMLLEIGDAILVEEWTYPGAENTFIPYETERVPIKMDGQGLLPEHLENVLGGWDESERGKKRPRVLYTIPTGQNPTGATMMAERKKAIYEVCQKYDVVICEDEPYYCLYTGEWTPKGSESDMSILAQRKQKAEKKDGPDGNQAFLDALPPSFLAFDTDGRVIRMDTFSKTSAPGSRLGWITTSPIFIERLTRATEASTQAPSGFATALTTRMIQQWGFDGYIRWLRGIKATYNMRKTWLCDTFQDVFHLEFDSGNDLFPERSRTVTCYSKQTKSLWDEKRGLRGPALITFIPPTAGMFVFLGIHFSEHPDYYDLLRRGEDATFILTKKLWEMLADNLVLFAPGWGFDAGGEHAIGGKGYGYYRLAFSVASYEEIRDGIYRFSQVLDKFFRI; encoded by the exons ATGGATGCGGCCTTCGCCATTGCGTCGCAGACACAGTCACCGGTCGCCGGTGGTCTGCCCAAAGCCCAAGATATGACTCGACATCTCAACCGCATGGCGAAACATCGCGAAGCCAGCGCTTTGAAGGAGCTTTACAAATACATGACAGTCCCGGGAATG ATAACGATGGCGGGAG GTATTCCGCACCCCGAAGTCTTCCCATTTGAAACAGTATCGGCCTCCGTCCTATCTCATGATGCCTTTCCGCTCGATCCCCCGCGTGTGCCTGAGAAACCGAAGAAGTCATTGATTTCCTGGTTGTTTTCGTCTTCACAGACTCAGTCAAACACGGTCTCCTTTACGATTCCAAAGTACGGACCGAATCCTAGGGATCCCGCAGCTATCCAGCTGTCCACATCCTTGCAGTATCAACCAGCGACTGGGCCTCCCgcacttcctcttttcttgcGCGAATTTGTGGCCAAAGTCTTCAAGCCAGCGTACGCGGATTGGGACGTTCTGATCAATGTGGGCGCCACCGACGGTTGGTCCAAAATTTGCGGGATGCTGTTAGAGATAGGGGATGCCATCTTAGTTGAAGAATGGACTTATCCCGGCGCTGAGAATACTTTTATTCCCTATGAGACTGAAAGAGTCCCTATTAAAATGGATGGACAAGGGCTTCTACCGGAGCATCTTGAAAACGTACTGGGGGGATGGGATGAAAGCGAACGGGGCAAAAAACGACCGCGAGTTCTCTACACCATTCCGACCGGGCAAAATCCTACGGGCGCAACTATGATGGCTGAGCGCAAGAAAGCGATATACGAAGTGTGTCAGAAATATG ATGTCGTTATATGTGAGGATGAGCCTTATTATTGCTTG TATACTGGGGAATGGACTCCTAAAGGTTCAGAGTCTGACATGTCGATCCTTGCTCAACGAAAGCAaaaggctgagaagaaagatgggCCTGATGGTAATCAAGCTTTCCTGGATGCTTTACCCCCAAGTTTCCTTGCTTTCGATACTGATGGCCGGGTTATTCGCATGGAT ACTTTTTCCAAGACATCGGCACCGGGATCCAGATTGGGCTGGATCACAACATCACCCATTTTCATCGAACGTCTGACCCGGGCCACGGAAGCCTCCACCCAGGCTCCAAGTGGATTTGCTACCGCATTGACAACGAGGATGATCCAACAATGGGGGTTTGACGGCTATATTCGCTGGCTGCGAGGCATTAAGGCCACTTACAACATGCGCAAGACATGGCTTTGTGACACATTTCAAGATGTCTTTCATCTTGAGTTTGACAGCGGCAATGACCTGTTCCCTGAGCGTTCAAGGACTGTCACTTGCTATTCAAAGCAAACTAAATCATTGTGGGACGAGAAACGTGGTCTACGCGGCCCTGCGCTCATAACATTCATTCCTCCTACTG CGGGCATGTTTGTGTTCCTAGGAATTCACTTCAGTGAACACCCAGACTACTATGACTTGCTTCGCAGAGGCGAAGACGCTACTTTCATCCTTACCAAAAAACTATGGGAGATGTTGGCAGATAATTTG GTGCTCTTTGCCCCTGGTTGGGGATTTGACGCTGGGGGAGAACACGCTATAGGTGGAAAGGGGTATGGCTACTATCGTTTGGCATTCTCAGTTGCCTCGTATGAAGAAATTAGAGATGGGATCTATCGATTCTCCCAGGTTCTCGACAAGTTCTTCCGTATCTAG